From the genome of Streptomyces sp. NBC_01233, one region includes:
- the tpg gene encoding telomere-protecting terminal protein Tpg encodes MTINDAQQPAPGRGMVLAALARAERKVFTRPAPKSAKAQIKFLLTRAKGSTRTLAERLGVSRRTVERYRAGTLTTPQKRLQAALVEETESEWQPQVRAQVREQASTTSGMMVDVTAYFGFVGKGSSDDGRERSITTDISPTYAKQILELQAAGATEEDLHPLVAEAITESYFTEWGTRAKGLRADFTHVVSIEFRF; translated from the coding sequence ATGACGATCAATGACGCACAGCAGCCGGCCCCGGGCCGCGGCATGGTCCTGGCGGCCCTCGCGCGGGCGGAGCGGAAGGTCTTCACCCGGCCCGCGCCGAAATCCGCAAAGGCCCAGATCAAATTCCTCCTCACGCGGGCGAAGGGCTCGACCAGGACCCTGGCGGAGCGTCTGGGCGTCTCCCGCCGCACGGTGGAGCGCTACCGCGCCGGGACCCTGACGACCCCGCAGAAGAGGCTCCAGGCCGCCCTGGTGGAGGAGACCGAATCCGAGTGGCAACCGCAGGTCAGGGCCCAGGTCCGCGAACAGGCGTCCACCACCAGCGGCATGATGGTGGACGTCACGGCGTACTTCGGATTCGTCGGCAAGGGCAGCTCGGACGACGGCCGCGAGCGCTCCATCACCACGGACATCTCACCCACCTACGCCAAGCAGATCCTGGAGCTCCAGGCAGCCGGAGCGACGGAGGAGGACCTCCATCCGCTCGTCGCCGAGGCCATCACCGAGTCCTATTTCACGGAATGGGGCACCCGAGCCAAGGGCCTGCGTGCGGATTTCACACACGTTGTGTCCATAGAATTCCGGTTCTGA
- a CDS encoding tyrosine-type recombinase/integrase yields MKDGWARQQAARFLRVSTIGPRLRVVQRMFEFTGLYPWQWTAAEGEAFIAELRGGSSPVLMSTARGYEVIITLFMEYLLDRRYGWVEECLSRFGDTPRAVFHEGNSVLHTVEYEGDPRRRPLTYDEVQALFDAADARPQRIRGQGRKGVLTSLRDAAVLKTIYAFGTRRTESSRVDLVDLRRNRKAPRFGGYGSMMVRFGKSSKGAPPKRRTVLLVPEMDWVVDVLDDYITQVRPQLSPGAHPALWVSERVGRLSPRSINEAFVAARQDAGLDESLDLHCLRHSYITHLTEFGYPARFVQEQVGHSHAATTAIYMGVSNEYRTTLLEASMRKRLGEDWDVVS; encoded by the coding sequence ATGAAGGATGGGTGGGCCAGGCAACAGGCTGCCCGTTTCCTGCGGGTCTCGACGATCGGCCCGCGGCTGCGTGTGGTGCAGCGGATGTTCGAGTTCACCGGCTTGTATCCGTGGCAGTGGACTGCAGCCGAGGGCGAGGCGTTCATCGCCGAGTTGCGTGGTGGCAGCAGCCCGGTGCTGATGTCGACCGCCCGCGGCTACGAGGTGATCATCACCCTGTTCATGGAGTACCTCCTGGACCGCCGTTACGGCTGGGTGGAGGAGTGCCTGAGCCGGTTCGGTGACACGCCCCGCGCGGTGTTCCACGAGGGGAACTCGGTACTGCACACCGTGGAGTACGAAGGCGACCCCCGGCGCCGGCCGCTGACGTACGACGAGGTGCAGGCGCTCTTCGACGCGGCGGACGCACGCCCGCAGCGGATCCGTGGCCAGGGCCGCAAGGGGGTGCTGACCTCTCTGCGGGATGCTGCGGTGCTGAAGACGATCTACGCATTCGGGACGCGGCGGACGGAGTCGTCTCGGGTGGACTTGGTGGACCTTCGACGGAACCGGAAGGCGCCGCGGTTCGGCGGGTACGGGTCCATGATGGTCCGCTTCGGGAAGTCGTCGAAGGGGGCTCCGCCCAAGCGGCGGACGGTGCTGCTGGTTCCGGAGATGGACTGGGTCGTCGACGTCCTGGACGACTACATCACCCAGGTACGGCCACAGTTGTCGCCTGGCGCTCATCCGGCGCTGTGGGTGAGCGAGCGCGTGGGCCGGCTCTCGCCGCGATCGATCAACGAGGCGTTCGTCGCCGCCCGGCAGGACGCGGGCCTGGACGAGTCGCTGGACCTGCACTGCCTGCGGCACAGCTACATCACGCATCTGACGGAGTTCGGGTATCCAGCGCGGTTCGTGCAGGAGCAGGTCGGACACTCGCATGCGGCTACGACCGCGATCTACATGGGCGTGTCGAACGAGTACCGCACGACGTTGCTGGAGGCGTCGATGCGCAAGCGGCTGGGCGAGGACTGGGACGTGGTGTCGTGA
- a CDS encoding helix-turn-helix domain-containing protein has translation MIKKMGYQWLLRRLMAEREMYQTSDLVPLLAERGITLSREQVYRLVTQPPQRLSMDTFVALCDILQCTPNDLIKPEVVNAVLRKTADGTPAAVPLPDRRTVIRRPGQP, from the coding sequence GTGATCAAGAAGATGGGCTACCAGTGGCTGTTGCGTCGGCTGATGGCCGAGCGGGAGATGTACCAGACCTCCGACTTGGTACCCCTGCTGGCAGAGCGGGGCATCACCTTGTCGCGGGAGCAGGTCTACCGGCTGGTGACCCAGCCCCCGCAGCGCCTGAGCATGGACACCTTCGTCGCGCTCTGTGACATCCTCCAGTGCACTCCCAACGACCTGATCAAACCGGAAGTCGTCAACGCAGTACTGCGCAAGACGGCCGACGGCACGCCCGCGGCGGTACCGCTGCCTGACCGCCGTACCGTCATCCGACGGCCCGGACAGCCATGA